The following proteins are co-located in the Psilocybe cubensis strain MGC-MH-2018 chromosome 5, whole genome shotgun sequence genome:
- a CDS encoding Uridine-cytidine kinase-like 1, with protein sequence MPDEFIQEPGYISTQRNDWQGRPVPSLQPKKNTVLVSHGRPPWYAEDGARISDAFVIGVAGGSASGKTHVARQIVRRLGSIPTVIILSQVQFFIILGFIVLIFKDVQDSFYKYHNEEELKLAHANLLDFDHPDAIDMPLFASCLADLKACKQTNIPVYSFAEHQRLEETKYLYGATIIIAEGIMALTDPALRALYDLKIFVQCDSDLMLARRIKRDVKERRRDVGGILDQYLRYVKPSYDNFVRPSAAHADIIVPGSNNDVAIDLICTHVRQKLQERSNKFREQIAIPHRYISFPSGVSTPERRLEDLNLTILPQTRQVHGIFSILRDKSTSRQDFIFFTDRLSTLLVEYALQHLPYIPKTVTTPVGVQAHGKKLGARYICGVTILRSGGALERGFRRVINDVPVGSLLIQSDSKSGEALLLQVTLPIYVRHRHLADESYVFLLDAQIGTAAAAFMAIRILLDHGVKEDHIIFVTILVAREGGVSVLRRAFPGVKIVCGAVDDEMQEGWLEGYKGEGNPEGKGRKVWVMKPGMGQIGDRYYL encoded by the exons ATGCCTGACGAATTTATACAGGAGCCTGGTTATATTTCCACCCAGCGGAACGATTGGCAAGGCAGACCTGTTCCGTCTCTTCAACCCAAAAAGAACACAGTTCTTGTGTCCCACGGAAGGCCACCCTG GTATGCGGAAGATGGCGCGAGAATATCAGACGCGTTCGTTATCGGTGTAGCTG GAGGTTCAGCAAGTGGAAAG ACGCATGTCGCTAGGCAAATTGTACGAAGGCTTGGGTCAATACCCACTGTTATTATACTATCACAGGTTcaattcttcatcatcctcggATTCATTGTACTCATCTTCAAAGATGTCCAGGATAGCTTTTACAAATATCACAATGAGGAAGAATTGAAATTGGCACACGCCAACCTACTCGACTTTGACCATCCAGACGCAATTGACATGCCATTGTTTGCATCG TGCCTTGCTGACCTTAAAGCCTGTAAACAAACCAACATTCCCGTATACTCCTTTGCAGAACATCAAAGACTGGAAGAAACGAAATACTTGTATGGAGCCACTATCATTATTG CGGAGGGCATCATGGCTCTTACTGATCCTGCGTTACGCGCCCTGTATGATCTGAAG ATTTTTGTGCAATGTGACTCAGACTTGATGCTTGCAAGGCGCATCAAGCGAGACGTTAAAGAACGTAGACGAGATGTTGGCGGCATTCTCGACCA GTACCTACGATACGTAAAGCCCTCATACGACAATTTCGTGCGACCTTCAGCGGCTCACGCTGACATC ATTGTTCCAGGTTCGAATAATGATGTGGCTATTGACTTGATATGCACACATGTTCGCCAAAAACTCCAGGAACGTTCGAATAAATTCAGAGAACAAATTGCCATTCCTCATCGATACATTTCTTTTCCATCCGGAGTTTCTACTCCAGAAAGGAGGCTGGAAGACCTCAACCTGACTATTCTTCCTCAAACTCGCCAAGTCCAT GGCATCTTTTCCATTCTGCGAGACAAAAGTACAAGCCGACAGgactttattttttttactgATCGGCTTTCGACCCTATTAGTCGAGTATGCTTTGCAGCACCTGCCGTATATACCCAAAACTGTTACGACTCCGGTTGGTGTTCAGGCCCATGGCAAAAAGTTGGGTGCAAGG TACATCTGTGGGGTTACAATTCTACGCTCAGGAGGTGCTCTAGAACGTGGATTTCGCCGCGTCATCAATGATGTCCCAGTGGGTTCATTACTTATCCAATCCGACAGCAAGTCCGGCGAAGCACTTCTACTTCAAGTTACTCTCCCTATATACGTTCGTCATCGACACCTGGCAGATGAATCTTATGTATTCCTACTCGATGCACAG ATTGgtaccgccgccgccgcgttCATGGCTATCCGCATCCTTTTAGACCATGGTGTAAAGGAAGACCACATTATTTTTGTGACAATCTTAGTCGCTCGCGAAGGAGGCGTTTCTGTTTTAAGGCGTGCCTTCCCTGGAGTTAAGATTGTTTGCGGAGCTGTGGACGACGAGATGCAGGAAGGATGGCTTGAGGGGTACAAGGGCGAAGGTAACCCGGAAGGAAAAGGGCGGAAAGTGTGGGTGATGAAGCCGGGTATGGGTCAAATAG GCGATCGTTACTATCTATGA
- a CDS encoding Endo-beta-1,4-glucanase B, translated as MYLQHPDYSQCLPGTATASPTKTTSSASSSGTGTPTSTGTVPGNSVCAGSRTKFKFFGVSESGAEFGGTAWPGVLGKDYTWPSPSSIDYFVGQGFNTFRVPFLVERMNPPANGLAGAFDQTYLSGLKTIVNYITGKGAFAVIDPHNYMRYNNAIITSVSDMGLFASFTTFWTNLAGEFKSNANVIFDIMNEPYGIDASTVFTLNQAAVNAIRAAGATQQLILVEGTAWTGAWSWQSSGNADVFGAIKDPNNNVAIQMHQYLDSDSSGTSATCVSSTIGAERLQEATQWLQANGLKGLLGEIGAGSNAQCISAVQGALCAMQESGVWIGALWWAAGPWWGDYFQSIEPPNGAAIAQILPQALKPFL; from the exons ATGTATCTGCAACACCCAGACTACTCGCAGTGCCTCCCAGGCACCGCAACAGCCTCACCAACAAAGACGACGTCGTCAGCGAGCAGCAGCGGCACGGGCACGCCCACGTCCACGGGCACAGTGCCGGGCAACTCCGTCTGCGCGGGATCGCGcaccaagttcaagttcttcgGCGTGAGCGAGTCGGGCGCCGAGTTCGGGGGCACCGCGTGGCCT GGTGTCCTTGGAAAAGACTACACGTGGCCTAGCCCGAGCTCGATCGATTACTTTGTAGGACAGGGATTCAACACGTTCCGCGTACCCTTCCTCGTCGAGCGCATGAACCCGCCCGCGAACGGGCTCGCAGGCGCATTCGACCAGACGTACCTCAGCGGCTTGAAAACC ATTGTCAATTATATCACGGGCAAGGGTGCATTTGCCGTTATCGACC CGCATAACTACATGAGGTACAACAACGCAATCATCACCAGCGTCTCCGA CATGGGGTTGTTTGCTAGCTTCACCACTT TCTGGACAAACCTCGCTGGTGAATTC AAATCGAACGCCAACGTCATCTTCG ATATCATGAACGAGCCATACGGTATCGACGCTTCGACCGTCTTCACCCTGAACCAGGCAGCCGTCAACGCGATCCGCGCAGCCGGCGCAACCCAACAGCTCATTCTCGTCGAAGGAACCG CATGGACAGGCGCCTGGTCATGGCAATCCTCCGGCAACGCAGACGTCTTCGGCGCAATCAAAGACCCAAACAACAATGTCGCGATCCAGATGCACCAGTACCTCGACTCGGACAGCTCCGGGACATCAGCCACCTGCGTCTCGTCGACGATCGGCGCCGAGCGCTTGCAGGAGGCGACGCAGTGGCTGCAGGCGAATGGGCTCAAGgggctgttgggggagaTTGGCGCGGGCTCGAATGCGCAGTGTATTAGTGCTGTGCAGGGTGCGCTGTGTGCGATGCAGGAGTCTGGTGTGTGGATTGGTGCGCTTTGGTGGGCTGCTGGGCCGTGGTGGGGTGAT TACTTCCAATCGATTGAGCCGCCCAATGGCGCTGCTATCGCGCAGATCCTGCCCCAGGCACTCAAGCCCTTCCTGTAA
- a CDS encoding Putative oligopeptide transporter (Putative oligopeptide transporter YGL114W): MNSIRAWVNFLKPRAGVPTSSAQPEFTLRAVCLGLAIGCLICFTNLSLGLQSGWISMMSIQSALIGFLISRTLPVPLTPQEIIVVQTTAVATGTMPLAAGFVGILPALTLLSEERDGTPAIHLTWIAAIGWSCSVAFFGVFLSPPIRKQVIIEEQLPFPSGTATAHLISVLHHLPPPDTTIRHRQGYQQVEDEEEVTVSAENQQESITEEESEDETERDIVEHQGWSNLIWSFAVSGGLTLVAYFFPVLFAIPLFGNYLAKEWLWYFTPSLSYVGQGVIMGFSTTISMNLGMFAGWAILSPLSKLSGWAPGPVGDMASGARGWILWISLGIMCSDSLVSLLPVVFEYLEDGLRHWRRDYSVVEGLGQSKSHETETKERLVPNSWVIIGLFLSVFIGTILVWIVFGNEGIKPWATLLGFILGGMLSIIGVRALGETDLNPVSGLGKVSQLFFAWIQPGNIVANIIAGGVAEAGAQQAGDLMQDLKTGHLCQASPRAQFYGQLIGSSVSIVVTTTAYTLYNRAYVIPGPSFPAPTAYVWLSLARLLRDGQLPENSAMFMVVFSAVFAFISATKTYASRRSLCHPFKRTSMSKIELAKIKSLTFYNDAVTAARRTAPMPQLVCVGKPCRVFQPEAVRCVNLGGSGTDVDWKCEADLPDSLRFGKVEVSCEGWSKPGDPYVLKGSCSLEYRLVEVPRTLLRDSDSPLFNPSSYDWASIFFFILWLAFLGIILYSFILSCFRNNTTTRGPRPTGHNRPGGGGSSGWFPGGYNDHSTDPPPPYSKNAQPEPRQGWRPGFFTGALVGGLANHLWNRPRNEHARLLKGAREGKPPRLEMRSSFTAFASLALLSSVSPVLSVPVYGQCGGQNYSGSTVCDDGSVCTYSNPWYSQCLPGSATTPTPTTTTSTTNNGGTPTSTGTSPGNSVCAGPRTKFKFFGVNQSGAEFGESIWPGTLGKEYTWPSPSSIDYFVGQGFNTFRVPFLLERMNPPANGIAGAFDQMYLNGLKTTVNYIVGKGAYAVIEPHNYMRYNHGIITSVSDFSTFWRNLANEFKSISNVIFDVMNEPYGIEAQTVFNLNQAAVNAIRAAGATQQLILVEGTSWTGAWTWQSSGNAAVFGAIKDPNNNVAIQMHQYLDSDGSGTSPNCVSPTVGAERLQVATEWLKANNLKGILGEIGAGSNSQCISAVQGALCTMQQSGVWIGALWWAAGPWWGNYFQSIEPPNGAAISQILPQALKPFL, from the exons ATGAATTCTATTAGAGCCTGGGTCAA CTTTCTCAAACCCAGAGCGGGTGTTCCTACAAGCTCAGCACAACCCGAGTTCACTCTGCGAGCTGTCTGTTTAGGCCTTGCAATCGGTTGCTTAATATGTTTTACCAACTTAAGTTTGGGACTTCAATCAGGATGGATATCTAT GATGTCCATCCAGTCCGCCCTGATTGGTTTTCTCATATCCAGAACACTTCCTGTCCCGTTAACCCCACAAGAGATTATTGTGGTCCAAACAACTGCTGTCGCAACAGGAACTATGCCTCTTGCTGCTGGATTTGTGGGTATACTGCCTGCTCTTACGTTGCTTAGCGAAGAGCGAGACGGCACTCCAGCTATACACCTCACCTGGATTGCTGCGATAGGTTGGTCATGCTCAGTGGCTTTTTTTGG AGTCTTCTTATCCCCACCTATACGTAAACAAGTT ATCATCGAAGAACAACTACCCTTTCCTTCAGGAACTGCAACTGCACATCTGATATCAGTTCTACACCATCTTCCCCCACCAGATACCACTATACGTCACCGACAAGGGTATCAAcaagttgaggatgaagaggaggtcACTGTATCTGCTGAGAACCAACAAGAATCAATCACGGAAGAAGAATCTGAAGATGAAACTGAACGTGATATTGTAGAGCACCAAGGATGGTCAAACCTTATCTGGAGTTTTGCTGTTTCTGGTGGTTTAACT CTCGTCGCATACTTTTTCCCTGTTCTGTTCGCCATTCCATTATTCGGAAACTATCTTGCAAAGGAATGGCTATGGTATTTCACACCAAGTCTGTCTTACGTCGGACAAG GCGTGATTATGGGATTTTCTACGACTATCAGTATGAATTTG GGCATGTTTGCAGGTTGGGCAATTTTGTCTCCACTTTCCAAACTGTCTGGTTGGGCTCCAGGTCCTGTCGGGGACATGGCCAGTGGTGCTCGAGGCTGGATTCTATGGATATCCCTCGGTATTATGTGCTCTGATAGCCTGGTTTCTCTTCTTCCGGTTGTTTTTGAATATCTCGAAGATGGTCTCCGCCACTGGAGAAGAGATTATTCTGTTGTAGAAGGCCTCGGCCAAAGTAAAAGTCACGAAACCGAGACTAAAGAACGACTTGTGCCCAATAGCTGGGTTATTATTGGTCTTTTCCTTAGCGTTTTCATCGGCACTATCTTAGTATGGATCGTCTTTGGTAACGAAGGGATCAAACCTTGGGCCACTCTGCTTGGTTTTATTCTCGGGGGAATGTTGAGCATTATCGG AGTTCGTGCTCTTGGCGAAACAGATCTTAATCCAGTGTCTGGTCTAGGAAAAGTCTCACAATTGTTCTTCGCATGGATTCAGCCCGGTAACATCGTTGCCAACATAATTGCTGGAGGTGTAGCTGAAGCTGGTGCACAACA GGCTGGTGACCTTATGCAAGATCTGAAGACAGGGCACCTATGTCAAGCATCTCCACGAGCACAATTCTATGGTCAGCTTATAGGTTCTTCGGTGTCAATTGTGGTCACTACTACAGCATACACACTATACAATCGTGCCTATGTAATACCCGGGCCTTCTTTCCCTGCGCCAACAGCATATGTGTGGCTAAGCCTTGCGAGACTGCTTC GCGACGGTCAATTACCGGAGAACAGTGCAATGTTTATGGTAGTGTTCTCTGCCGTCTTCGCTTTCATTTCAGCTACGAAGACTTACGCCTCGAGGAGAAGTCTATG TCATCCTTTTAAACGAACGTCCATGTCTAAAATCGAACTagccaaaatcaaatctcTAACGTTCTACAATGACGCAGTCACTGCTGCCCGCCGTACTGCTCCTATGCCGCAGCTAGTTTGCGTCGGCAAACCATGTAGAGTTTTCCAACCCGAAGCGGTTAGATGTGTTAACCTTGGAGGTTCTGGGACGGACGTCGACTGGAAG TGTGAAGCAGATCTTCCAGACTCGTTACGGTTTGGCAAAGTGGAAGTTTCTTGTGAAGGATGGTCAAAGCCTGGTGATCCTTATGTTTTGAAGG GATCCTGTTCTTTAGAATATCGACTTGTTGAAGTTCCGAGGACACTACTCCGCGATTCAGACTCTCCTCTTTTCAACCCAAGTT CATATGACTGGGCAagcatcttcttcttcattttatGGCTTGCTTTCCTCGGGATCATCCTCTACAGCTTTATCCTGTCATGTTTCCGTAACAACACCACAACACGAGGGCCTCGTCCCACAGGTCACAATCGACCAGGCGGAGGCGGCAGCAGTGGGTGGTTCCCAGGAGGATACAACGACCATTCAACcgatcctcctcctccgtaTTCCAAAAACGCACAGCCTGAACCCCGGCAGGGTTGGCGACCTGGTTTCTTCACCGGCGCTTTAGTTGGCGGACTGGCAAATCATCTGTGGAATCGACCGCGCAATGAGCA CGCGCGTCTTCTGAAGGGGGCGAGAGAAGGCAAACCCCCTCGGCTCGAAATGAGGTCCTCGTTCACTGCGTTTGCATCTTTGGCGCTCTTGTCGTCTGTGTCTCCCGTCCTGTCGGTCCCTGTCTATGGCCAGTGTGGT GGACAAAACTACTCTGGCTCTACAGTTTGCGATGACGGATCAGTGTGCACTTACTCCAACCCAT GGTATTCACAGTGTTTGCCCGGCAGCGCGACGACTCCGACACCCACCACGACAACTTCGACCACCAACAATGGCGGCACACCCACCTCCACCGGCACATCTCCAGGGAACTCCGTCTGCGCAGGCCCGCGCACCAAATTCAAGTTCTTCGGTGTGAACCAGTCCGGTGCCGAGTTCGGAGAGTCCATCTGGCCG GGTACCCTTGGAAAGGAGTACACATGGCCCAGCCCGAGCTCCATTGACTACTTTGTCGGCCAGGGATTCAACACGTTCCGCGTGCCATTCCTTCTCGAGCGCATGAACCCCCCAGCGAACGGCATTGCTGGCGCGTTCGACCAGATGTACCTCAACGGTCTGAAGACG ACCGTCAACTACATCGTCGGCAAGGGTGCATATGCCGTCATCGAAC CCCATAACTACATGAGGTACAATCATGGTATCATCACGAGCGTCTCCGA CTTCTCTACTT TCTGGAGGAACCTTGCCAATGAATTC AAATCGATCAGCAATGTCATCTTCG ACGTAATGAACGAACCCTACGGTATCGAAGCTCAGACCGTCTTCAACCTGAACCAGGCCGCCGTCAACGCGATCCGCGCCGCCGGTGCAACCCAACAGCTCATCCTCGTCGAAGGAACCT CGTGGACGGGCGCCTGGACATGGCAGTCCTCCGGCAACGCAGCCGTCTTCGGCGCGATTAAGGACCCAAACAACAATGTCGCGATCCAGATGCACCAGTACCTCGACTCAGACGGCTCCGGCACGTCGCCAAACTGCGTCTCGCCTACGGTCGGCGCGGAGCGCCTGCAGGTCGCGACGGAGTGGCTAAAGGCGAACAACCTGAAGGGCATCCTCGGCGAGATCGGCGCGGGCTCGAATTCGCAGTGCATCAGCGCGGTGCAGGGCGCGCTGTGCACGATGCAGCAGTCTGGTGTGTGGATCGGTGCGCTATGGTGGGCTGCGGGACCTTGGTGGGGTAAT TACTTCCAATCTATCGAGCCGCCCAATGGAGCTGCCATTTCGCAGATCCTCCCCCAGGCGCTCAAACCCTTCCTGTAA
- a CDS encoding putative methionine--tRNA ligase, cytoplasmic produces the protein MVQKIRPDDGFLRVVPPPGLEAPLPKEGEKNILITSSLPYCNNVPHLGNIIGSTLSADVFSRYARTRQWRTLYICGTDEYGTATETQALKEGITPRELCDKYYVLHKETYEWFDIGFDHFGRTSTPIHSEIAQEIYTNLGKNDLLEKQEKEQIYCEGCPKFLADRYVEGVCPHCAFEDARGDQCDGCGRTLDAIELIKPRCIVDKTHTLTTRISSHMYLKLDSIQPRTEEWIKQSWKAGKWSPNSVINADGEIVDPRLKNGLLPTPLTRDLKWGVPVPYDDEDKLGMAGKFDAPIGYPSITAHLTPEWKQWWFNPKNVDLYQFMGKDNVYFHTVYWPSVQIGDGRDWTKLHHLSTTEYLNYEGGKFSKGKNRGVFGPAAKETGIPASVWRYYLLSSRPETADAMFSWAECIAANNNVLLNNFGNFVNRALKFVSSQYNSVIPESGDAPGPYSPNDPDDAEFITNVNTLLKEYIDAMDSVKIRLGLQTVMHISSAGNTYLQSSGLNKALMESNPTRCAQVISRAINLIYALSTLIYPFMPATSESILSQLNAPARVVPEVLSNDILGGHTIGKPEHLFKKIDDKMEEVWKAKFGGKPAAEAEAEPAKGAKYKKKKGETTDVASDKPKSEEAIALETKVAEQGQIVRELKAKTPKTPELDAEIKAAVEVLKSLKVQLAAALL, from the exons ATGGTCCAGAAAATCAGGCCCGATGATGGATTCTTGCGAGTGGTACCACCACCCGGATTAGAGGCGCC ACTGCCCAaggaaggagagaaaaataTACTTATTACTTCTTCATTGCCCTATTGCAATAACGTTCCCCATCTCG GTAACATCATCGGAAGCACCCTCAGTGCTGATGTGTTCAGTCG ATATGCTC GAACTAGGCAATGGCGGACGTTATACATCTGCGGGACGGACGAATACGGGACTGCCACGGAAACACAGGCCCTCAAGGAAGGAATTACCCCCCGAGAACTTTGCGACAAATACTATGTTCTGCACAAGGAAACGTATGAATGGTTTGATATTGG ATTTGATCATTTTGGTCGCACTTCTACCCCTATTCATTCTGA AATTGCTCAAGAAATATACACTAATCTGGGAAAGAACGACCTTCTAGAAAAACAAGAGAAGGAACAGATCTATTGTGAAGGGTGCCCAAA GTTCCTTGCCGACCGTTATGTTGAAGGTGTATGCCCTCATTGCGCCTTTGAAGATGCTCGAGGGGATCAATGCGATGGATGTGGCAGGACTTTGGATGCCATTGAACTGATAAAACCTCGCTGTATCGTTGATAAGACCCACACACTTACCACTCGGATATCATCACATATGTATCTTAAACTTGACTCGATCCAGCCACGAACGGAAGAATGGATCAAACAATCCTGGAAGGCCGGTAAATGGTCTCCGAACTCTGTGATCAACGCCGATGGAGAAATCGTCGATCCTCGACTGAAAAATGGACTTCTCCCTACCCCTTTGACGCGCGATCTGAAGTGGGGTGTCCCGGTTCCttatgacgatgaggataaATTGGGAATGGCAGGAAAG TTCGACGCTCCTATTGGGTACCCCAGTATCACGGCTCACTTGACACCAGAGTGGAAGCAATGGTGGTTCAACCCCAAAAATGTTGACCTATATCAATTCATGGGCAAAGACAATGTTTACTTCCATACAGTCTATTGGCCGTCGGTGCAAATCGGTGATGGCAGGGACTGGACCAAGCTCCACCATCTTTCTACGACAG AATACTTGAACTACGAAGGTGGAAAGTTCTCGAAAGGAAAGAATCGTGGTGTGTTCGGACCAGCTGCCAAAGAAACCGGCATTCCTGCGTCAGTCTGGAGATATTACTTGTTGTCTTCCCGACCAGAAACAGCAGATGCCATGTTTTCGTGGGCAGAATGT ATTGCCGCCAACAACAACGTGCTATTAAACAA CTTCGGAAACTTTGTAAACCGTGCTCTCAAATTTGTGTCGTCGCAATATAACAGTGTGATTCCAGAGAGTGGCGACGCCCCAGGACCTTATTCTCCCAACGATCCCGATGACGCGGAGTTTATTACTAACGTGAATACCCTCTTGAAAGAATATATCGACGCCATGGACTCCGTAAAGATTCGTCTGGGACTCCAAACTGTCATGCATATATCCTCCGCCGGAAATACCTACCTGCAATCATCTGGCCTCAACAAAGCTCTTATGGAATCTAACCCAACCCGATGTGCCCAGGTTATCTCCCGAGCTATTAATCTTATTTATGCGCTGTCGACTCTCATCTATCCATTTATGCCTGCCACCTCCGAATCTATTCTCTCCCAACTCAATGCACCCGCGCGTGTCGTACCCGAAGTGCTTTCAAACGATATCCTTGGCGGCCACACGATTGGAAAGCCCGAGCAcctcttcaagaagattgacgACAAGATGGAGGAGGTGTGGAAGGCTAAGTTTGGTGGCAAGCCTGCTGCAGAAGCCGAGGCCGAGCCGGCCAAAGGCGCCAAatacaagaagaaaaagggagAAACCACAGATGTTGCTAGCGACAAGCCAAAGTCGGAGGAGGCGATTGCTCTGGAGACGAAGGTTGCCGAACAAGGCCAGATTGTCAGGGAGCTGAAGGCAAAGACCCCAAAGACGCCAGAACTAGACGCTGAAATTAAGGCTGCTGTCGAGGTCTTGAAGTCACTGAAGGTTCAGCTTGCAGCCGCTTTGctttga
- a CDS encoding putative membrane protein C14C4.07, translating into MSRSQLPPLNTVAGDALIGPDASSFNSPSRTRHHPTPATAKRKNKQPAAVLPADDDDRVPSDESTPLLASAQKPKKKPFYRPRPLWLVPFAVTASLVRAMTLAPRVEVFTQLSCNKLHGDHHWNHTQVPAIFSPTVDPISPLLHQFHPSNNSSPLSVSVLLDPLDQDRQDSDDTENPSRLPSKRCLSDPAVIAGAARIQAIMTTTMGFLSALTTGWWGHFSERHGRTRVMAIATLGLFLTDLTFILVSTPSSPLARHGHNLLLIAPVIEGLLGGWSTLQCATSAYLSDCTSPGSRAQIFSRFQGVFYLGLAVGPSIGGFLIQHPLRIFAAEAGGDKTVTTVFWVSIMLSFANLLLVLFVFPESLGKKKMLEAIAEAEAAALAASKHTAVAVDPAQANDAGASSSDVPEPAKQEDGVIVGFLRPLAVFLPVMVLQPSPNGIGLRKKRDWSLTILALALFAFMLSTGLYQLKYMYAMQTYGWGAEQLGYYISFMGVGRAVWLLFALPFLIGFFKPKRKTAKKQPTAAATSSGAPTTTTKKPKPTRTQLGEEIRFDLRLTRCSLLVDILSHTLVSVLPGPAHMNLDGLMVGGISPEKSQALFVLASSMNGMGSGAVPAIQSLALCMLQVRAFNGGEGGDNVNENGSPSAGSGAGETPGSGTLFGALAVLQAVGQMILGPMLFGLIYSGTAASFPKAIFVVGACIVGFAGLMMLCVRNPVKGMKRRRRILMLGDDAEEAERGRSRVSKDLRGGAVRYSSCDS; encoded by the exons ATGTCCCGCTCTCAGCTGCCGCCCCTCAACACCGTGGCGGGCGACGCCCTCATCGGCCCAGACGCCTCCTCTTTCAACTCGCCCTCCCGCACAAGACACCACCCCACACCTGCCACCGCAAAGCGGAAGAACAAGCAGCCCGCAGCAGTCCTCCCAgcagacgatgacgacaGAGTGCCAAGCGACGAGTCGACGCCTTTGTTGGCGTCAGCACAGAAGCCAAAGAAGAAACCATTCTACCGCCCACGACCGTTATG GCTTGTCCCATTTGCCGTCACTGCGTCACTAGTG CGCGCAATGACCCTTGCACCCCGTGTCGAAGTCTTTACACAGCTCTCCTGCAACAAGCTCCACGGCGACCACCACTGGAATCACACACAGGTCCCTGCCATCTTTTCCCCTACAGTTGATCCCATCAGCCCCCTGCTACATCAATTCCATCCCTCCAACAATTCATCACCGCTGTCCGTCTCTGTCCTGCTCGATCCGTTAGACCAGGACAGACAGGACAGCGACGACACTGAAAATCCAAGTCGCCTGCCTTCCAAGAGATGTCTGTCAGACCCGGCAGTCATCGCAGGTGCAGCACGCATACAAGCTATCATGACCACAACCATGGGCTTCCTCTCTGCCCTCACCACAGGCTGGTGGGGTCACTTCAGCGAGCGTCACGGCCGCACTCGTGTCATGGCCATCGCCACCCTCGGTCTTTTCCTAAC CGATCTCACATTCATTCTCGTCTCTACTCCTTCTTCCCCGCTTGCCCGGCACGGACACAatctcctcctcatcgcACCTGTCATCGAGGGTCTGCTCGGCGGCTGGTCCACTCTCCAATGCGCAACTTCCGCCTATCTCAGCGACTGCACGTCCCCCGGCTCCCGCGCACAAATATTCAGCCGTTTCCAGGGCGTCTTTTACCTCGGCCTCGCCGTGGGTCCCAGTATCGGCGGTTTCCTCATCCAGCATCCCTTACGCATCTTCGCGGCCGAAGCAGGTGGGGATAAAACAGTCACAACCGTATTTTGGGTCTCCATCATGCTCTCCTTTGCAAatctcctcctcgtcctcttcgtaTTCCCCGAGTCGCtcgggaagaagaagatgctAGAGGCAAtcgcagaggcagaggccgCCGCGCTCGCTGCAAGCAAGCACACCGCCGTCGCTGTCGACCCAGCGCAGGCGAATGATGCAGGAGCATCGTCATCCGATGTGCCTGAACCGGCAAAGCAAGAAGACGGCGTCATTGTTGGGTTCCTGAGGCCCCTCGCCGTGTTCCTTCCTGTCATGGTTCTCCAGCCTTCCCCGAATGGAATCGGCCTGCGCAAGAAGCGCGACTGGAGCTTGACCATTCTGGCACTCGCGCTGTTCGCGTTCATGCTCTCCACGGGCTTGTACCAGCTCAAGTATATGTACGCTATGCAGACGTACGGATGGGGTGCCGAGCAGCTTGGGTATTATATTTCGTTTATGGGTGTAGGAAGGGCGGTCTGGCTATTATTTGCCTTGCCTT TCCTCATTGGGTTCTTCAAACCAAAACGTAAAACCGCAAAGAAACAAcccacagcagcagcaacatcGTCAGGCGCaccgacaacaacaacgaagAAACCCAAACCGACACGTACACAGCTGGGCGAAGAGATCCGCTTCGACCTGCGTCTCACGCGGTGCTCGCTCCTCGTCGACATTCTCTCGCACACGCTCGTCTCGGTCCTCCCCGGCCCGGCGCATATGAACCTGGACGGGCTCATGGTCGGCGGGATCAGCCCGGAGAAGAGCCAGGCGCTGTTCGTGCTCGCGTCGTCGATGAACGGGATGGGCAGCGGCGCTGTCCCGGCGATCCAGAGTCTCGCGCTGTGTATGCTCCAGGTGCGCGCGTTTAATGGCGGTGAGGGCGGGGATAATGTCAATGAGAATGGGTCGCCTTCCGCTGGTAGTGGTGCGGGTGAGACGCCAGGCTCAGGGACACTGTTCGGTGCACTCGCGGTACTCCAAGCTGTCGGGCAGATGATCCTCGGGCCGATGCTCTTCGGGCTGATATACAGCGGCACAGCCGCGAGCTTCCCCAAAgccatcttcgtcgtcggcgCGTGCATCGTGGGCTTTGCGGGGTTGATGATGCTGTGTGTGCGTAACCCGGTCAAGGGGATGAAGCGCAGGAGGAGGATATTGATGTTGGGGGATGAtgcggaggaggcggagaggGGACGGTCGAGGGTTAGTAAGGATTTGAGGGGCGGGGCGGTGCGCTATTCGTCGTGCGATAGTTAG